Part of the Crossiella cryophila genome, TGCCGCCGGGCCATCGAGCTGAGCAGGCGGATCGGCAACTTCTTCGTGCTGCCCATCGCGCTGACCAACATGGCCGAGATCGCCATCCGGCACCAGGACCACGAACAGGCCCTGGTGCACCTGCGCGAGGCACTGGACATCTACCGCGACTCCAACAACAACGACCGGATGGCCATCGTGCTCGGCGGCATGGGCGATGTCAGCCGGGACCTGGGCAGGCTGGACGAGGCCGAGCGGTACTACCGGGACGCGGTGGCCGCCGCCGAGGCCGCCGGCTCCAAGCCGCAGGAAGCCCGGATGCTGATGGAGTTCGGCGAGGTGCTCATCTCCCGCGGCGACCCCACCGGAGCCAGGGTGGTCTGGCAGCGCTCGCTGGAGTTGTACGAGGTGCTGCGGCTGCCCGAACTGGAAGTGCTGCGCGACCGGCTGGCCAAACTCGGCTGAGTCAATTTGTCGCCAACTGCGACAAAAGCCTGGTACACCGGCGTCTCAGGCGGCACACTGGAGGCTACCCGCCAAGCCCCGCTGATCTCGTTTAGTTCGCGGTTAGGCTCCGTCAAGCGGACCATGAAATCTTAGTCCTGTCGGTGGTTGGTTCGCGCTGCACCACCGGCACGGCGGTACTGGGGGAGCCTTCTGGGGGAGGTTCACCGCCCACTCGTCACACCCGGCATCCGCGTCCCCGGATGCCGGGTGTGCTGTGTTTTATTGGCGCGCTCCGCGCGCTGGATTTTTCGCTCTAAGTCGCCTCGTCGTGGCCTCGCCGCACGCGAAGCAAGCTTCGGATGCGTCGAGACCACGACAAGGCAACGCGAAAAATCGGTACCGCGCTGCTGGTTAAGGGCCCGCCGTGTCGCTGCGCGCCACGCCTCTTTCGCAACAAGTGGGTGGTGGTCAGGGCTTCTCGCAGAGTTCCGCTAGTTGTGGGCGCTTGGGTTCGATGCCATCGGCGGAGGACTTGCCGGTCAGACGGCGGCCAAGCCAGGGAACGAAGTGCTGCTTGGCCCACTTCAGGTCTGCCCGCCGCAAGGTCAGCCAATCTGCGGGTGGGGCTTCGGGCCAGGGTTCTGACCAGTCCGCTGTCACGGGGATGCCCAGCTCGACGCACGCCCGTAGGGCTACTCGTTCGTGGCCTTCTGGGGAGAGGTGTAGGCGGTCTTCGCTCCAGGCTCGGGGGTCTTGGAGGACTGCCATGGACCAGAGGTCGACCACGTGGCAGTTGTGTTTGTCGGCGATCGCCCTCAGGTGGGCGTTGTAGGTGGCGACCTTGCCTCTTACCCGGCGCATTATCGGGACTTCTTTGGTGTCGAAGCCGGTGCAGATGACCACGTCGGCGCCGGTGGCGCGGAGTTCGGCGGTGGCTTCCTCGAACTGGGCGGCCAGGGCGTCCGGGTCGCTGCTGGGGCGGAGGATGTCGTTGCCGCCTGCACAGAACGTGACCAGGTCCGGACTCAGGTCTATCGCGGCAGGCAGTTGTTCGTCGATGATCTGGCCGAGCAGTTTGCCCCGGATCGCGAGGTTCGCGTAGCGGAGCTGGGGTCGGGCGCGGGCCAGGTGCGCGGCCAAACGGTCTGCCCAGCCACGGAAACTGCCGTCGGGCCATGGGTCGTCCATGCCCTCGGTGAAGCTGTCGCCCAAGGCGACGTAGGACCCCCAGAGGCGCGGTGCGGCCTCCCCTTCTCGCGGCGTGTGCATCCTGGCAGCATGACAAGCCGAAGCCGACCTACGCTACCGTCAGTTACGGTAGCGTCAGTTACCGATCGGTAACATACCCGGTTTTGTGGCTGGTCGGGCTGAAGGGATGAACCTGGCGCGGCGGGGTCTGATGAGACTTCGGCGCATGCGCCAGGTTGTGATCGGGACGTTGGCAGTGCTGGGGGTGCTCACCGCGGTTCCGGCCGCGCAGGCGGCACCGGCTGATCCGTGGCAGCGGGTCGGGGTGGACATCCTGTCCGGGGTCAGTGGCGCGGTCGTGGTGGACCGCGAGGATGGCCGGATCGACTCGTTGATCGTGCGGGACAACAAGAAGCCGGGGCAGAACCGGATCGCCAGGGTGCGGCAGAGTCCGGGCAAGGCGCCCAAGGTCGAGCCGCTGGCCTGGCAGGGTGAGTTGCCGGTCGACCTGGAATCGATCGAGCCGGTGCCGGGGCGGCGCGGTGAGTTCCTGGTGCTGGGCAGCGCGGGCAAGGGCTTCCAGATCCGGGTCAGCGGCGGTGAAGCCGTTGTGCTGCGGACCTTCCAGGTGCCCACGGGGCAGCCGGGGGATGACTACGAGAGCTTCCAGCTGGCCTCGGTCAGTGGGCGGACCGTCGCGCTGTGGGCCGATCGTGGGCAGGACAGCAGGCCGGCCACGTTGTACGCGGCCGAGTTCGATCTGGCCAAGCTGACCTTCGGGCCCAAGCGCAGCGCGGAGATCCGGGTGCCCTATCCGAAGGCGAAGGTGCGGCACGTGTCCGACCTGGCGGTCCTGGCCAACGGGGAGCTGCTCATCTCCTCGGCCTCGGACCCGGGGGACGACGGGCCGTTCGACTCCGCGTTGTACTCGGCGGGTCGGGTTTCACTCGACAAGGACGGGGTCCGGCTGGAGGTGGCCAAGCAGCCCAAGAGCCTTGGCACCTATGCGGGACACAAGATCGAGGCGGTGACCTGTGTGAGCAGCTCGTGCGCCGAGCTGTTGCTGGGCACCGACGATGAGAACGCCGGCGGCTACCTCAGAGTTGTCCGGCGTTGAGGGAAACCGGGTGGTCCCGACCAGGGCAGGACGGGACCACCCGGCATCACACGGCGGCCGGTTCCCCGGCGTCGCCGTCGGCGATTGGAGCGCTCTCATCGGTGGCGGGGGCCAGGAAGGACTCACGCAGCCGGATTTCCGCCGCCCGGTCGGCGCCCAGCGCGTCCAGGCCGGCCAGTGCCGCCCCGACCACCGGGATGACCTCGACCACGCTGACCGTGGCCAGCGGGGCCACCGCCTTGCAGCGGCGGGCCACCTCGTCGATCACGGTGGCGCCCACGCCGGTGAGCACCCCGCCGCCGAGCACCACGTCCACCGGTTCCCCGGTCAGGCCAAGGCTTTGCAGGCTCACCGTGGCCAGCAGGCTGACCTCCTCGGCGAGGCGGTCCACCACCTCGGCGGCCACCGCGTCGCCGGCCGCGGCCACCCGGAACAGCAGCGGGCACAGCTCGTGCAGCACGTCCTCGGAGAGTTCGCCGAAGTGCAGCCGCTCGATCAGCTCCAGCATGCTGCCCACCGCGAAGTGCGCCAGCACCGCGGGCAGCAGCTCGGTCGGCAGGCCCCGGCCGTCCTCGGCCCGCACCGCCAGCCACAGTGCCTCGCTGCCCAGGTGCGCGCCGCCGCCCCAGTCACCGGAGATGCGGCCCAGCGCCGGGAAGCGGTGCACCCGGCCGTCCGGGGCCACCCCGACGGCGTTGATGCCAGCGCCGCAGACCACCGCCACCCCCGCGCCGGTCGGGCTGCCAGCGCGCAGCAGCGCGAAGGTGTCGTTGGCCACCATGGTGGTGGCCGACCAGCCCCGTGCGGTGATCGCCTCCTGCAGGAACTGCTCTTCCTTCGGCAGGTCGGCGCCTGCCAGGTAGGCCGAGGTGTGCGCGGCGAAGGGCGCTTCACCGCTGTAGCCCGCCTGCCGGGCGGCCTCGGTGATCAGGCGCTCGAAGGTGTCCAGACCGCGTTGCATGCCAACGGTCTGCGGCGGTGAGCCGGGCCCGCGGACCCGGGACAGCACCTGGCCGTCCCGGGTCACCAGCATCACGTCGGTCTTGCTGTTGCCACCGTCGATGGCCAGGACGAGATCACTGATCTCGGGTCTCTCGCTCATGCCTTCGCCCAGGGCAGCAGGTCGGCGTTCTCCGCGACGAGCTGGTCGGCCAGCTTCTCCGCGATGCTCCACTGCCCGATCAGCGGGTGCGCCAGCAGTGCGTTGGCCACCCGGTCCCGGCCACCGTGCAGCGCGGCCTCCAGTGCCAGGTACTCGTAGCCGGTGACGTGGCTGATCAGGCCGGCGAAGGCCGGTTCCACCGGGGCCACCGGCAGCGGGACCGCCCCGTTGCTGTCCACAATGGACGGAACCTCGATCACCGCGTCGTCGGGCAGGAACGGCAGGGTGCCGTTGTTCTGCACGTTGACCACGTGTTCCTCGCCCTGCTCGCCGCCGGTGAGGGCGTGCACGAGCTGGACGGCGGCCTCGGAGTAGTAGGCGCCGCCGCGCTGGGAGAGCGCCTCGGGCTTGGTGACCACGGCCGGGTCGGCGTAGACACCCATGAGTTCCTTCTCCACCAGGCTCACCACCTCCGCCCTCGGCGGTTCGGTGCGCTGGGTCGCGACCACCTCGTCGTGGCTGTAGAAGTACTTCAGGTAGTACGAGGGCACCACGCCCAGCCTGCGCATCAGCTCGGCGGGCAGCCCGATGTGCGCGGCCACGTCCTCGCCGAACTCCGAGAGCAGCCGCGGCAGCACGTCCACGCCGTCCACCAGCACCTGGCGTTCCCAGGTCAGGTGGTTGAGGCCGACGTGGCCAAGCCGCACCTGTTCCGGGGCCGCGCCGAGCAGCTTGCCGACATAGCGCTGGAAGCCGATGGCCACGTTGCACAGGCCCACCGCCCGGAAACCGGACTGCACCAGTGCCCTGGTGACGATGCCGACCGGGTTGGTGAAGTTGACGATCCAGGTGTCCGGACCCGTCACCTTCCGCACCCGCTCGGCGATGTCGAGCACCACCGGCACCGTGCGCAGCGCCTTGGCCAGCCCACCGGCGCCGGTGGTCTCCTGACCGACGCAGCCGCATTCCAGCGGGAAGGTCTCATCCGAGCGGCGGGCGGCCTGCCCGCCGACGCGCAGCTGCAGCAATACCGCCGCCGCGCCCTCGGCCCCGGACTCCAGGTCCGTGGTGGTGCGGACCCGGGCCGGGTGACCCGCGTGATCGAGCAACCGCTGGCTGAACTCGCCGATGACCGAGAGCCGGTGCTCGTCCGGGTCGACCAGCACGATCTCGTCCACCGCCAGGCTCGTTCTGCGCCCGGCGATGCCGTCGATCAGCTCAGGGGTGTAGGTGGAGCCGCCTCCGACGACGGTGAGCTTCATCGTTAACCCTTAACTCCGGTGAAGGTGATCCCTCGGACGAAGGACTTCTGCGCGAACAGGAACAACACGATGGCCGGGACCATGATCATCGCGGTGGCGGCCATCATCAGGTTCCACTCCACGGCGTGCTGGCCCCGGAACGAGGCGAGCGAGAGGGACAACGGCCAGTTGTCCTTGTTCTCGCCGGTGTAGATCAGCGGGCCGAAGAAGTCGTTCCAGGTGTAGAGGAAGCAGAACAGCCCGGTGGCCGCGATGCCCGGCCGGGACATGGGGATGAGCACCCGCCACACCGCGGTGAACTCGTTGCAGCCGTCGATCTTGGCCGCGTCGATGTAGTCCTGCGGGATGGTGAGGAAGAACTGGCGCAGCAGGAACACGCTGAAGGCGTCGAAGAGGAAATACGGCACGATCAGCGGCCACAGCGTGCCGGTCAGCCCGGCCTTGACCCACATGTCGTACAGCGGCACCGCCACCACCTGCGGCGGCAGCATCATCGCGGCGACCACCAGCAGGAAGACCGTGTTGCGGCCCTTCCACTTCAGCCTGGCCAGCGCGTAGGCGGCCGGGATCGCCGAGATCAGCATGCCAGCGGTGGCCAGCAGCGAGTACATCAGGCTGTTGACCGTGTACTGCAGCAGCGGCACCTTGTCGAAGACCCGGAAGAAGTTCTCGAAGTGCCAGGACTCCGGCCACAGGCTGGAGGACAGCGCCTGGCTGTCCGACATCACCGCGGTCAGGAAGACGAACAGGATCGGCAGCGAGAAGGCCAGCGCCAGCGCGAGACCGATGCTGTGCGTGGCGACCCAGTAGAGCGTTTTCTGCCAGGACCCGTTGGGGTTTCGCTTGACTGGCCTGCGTCCCCGGCGGTGCGCCGGCCGGGTGGCGGTCGCGGTGGTCATTAGCCCTCCTCGACGTGCGAGGCTCGACGCATCTGCCGCACCAGCAGTGCGGTGAAGATGAAGGAGACGATGAACAACAGGACCGCCATGGCCGCCGCGTAACCCATGTTGAAGTAGCGGAAGCCCTGGACGTAGAGCCAGACTGGGAAGGTCAGGGTGGAGTTCTGCGGGAAGCCGATGTCCTTGGCGTTGCCCGCGACCTCGGCCGAACCGGAGGCCACCGAACCGGCCACCACGGCCTGGGTGAAGAACTGCAGCGCGAAGATCACCGAGTTGACGATGCTGAACATCAGCACCGGCGCGATGGTCGGCAGGGTGATGTGCAGGAACTTGCGCACCGGCCCCGCGCCGTCGATCTCGGCCGCCTCGTACTGCTCCTGCGGCACGTCCAGCAGCGCGGCCAGCAGGATGATCATCAGCTCGCCGGAGCCCCACAGGGCCAGGATGGTCAGCGCGGGCTTGGCCATGTCCGGGTCGGAGAACCACAGTCCGCCGTCGATGCCCAGGAACCGCAGGAACTTGTTGACCGGCCCGAACTCCGGGTTGAACAGGAAGGCGAAGGTGATCGTGGCCGCCACCGGCGGCGCCAGCGAGGGCAGGTAGCAGAGCGTGCGGACCAGACCGACCCCGCTCTTGAGCCGCGAGATCACCATGGCCACGCCGAGGGCGAACAACACCCGGCAGGTGGTCAGCACGACCACCAGCCACGCCGTGTTGTACATCGCGGTG contains:
- a CDS encoding carbohydrate ABC transporter permease, coding for MTATLERASAARPAPNQGRAARRRRNFLTVLGFMSPAIIGFAVFFGYPLIATIYFSFTSYDLINAPEWLGFGNYIRMFTSEPLVLTAMYNTAWLVVVLTTCRVLFALGVAMVISRLKSGVGLVRTLCYLPSLAPPVAATITFAFLFNPEFGPVNKFLRFLGIDGGLWFSDPDMAKPALTILALWGSGELMIILLAALLDVPQEQYEAAEIDGAGPVRKFLHITLPTIAPVLMFSIVNSVIFALQFFTQAVVAGSVASGSAEVAGNAKDIGFPQNSTLTFPVWLYVQGFRYFNMGYAAAMAVLLFIVSFIFTALLVRQMRRASHVEEG
- a CDS encoding carbohydrate ABC transporter permease, coding for MTTATATRPAHRRGRRPVKRNPNGSWQKTLYWVATHSIGLALALAFSLPILFVFLTAVMSDSQALSSSLWPESWHFENFFRVFDKVPLLQYTVNSLMYSLLATAGMLISAIPAAYALARLKWKGRNTVFLLVVAAMMLPPQVVAVPLYDMWVKAGLTGTLWPLIVPYFLFDAFSVFLLRQFFLTIPQDYIDAAKIDGCNEFTAVWRVLIPMSRPGIAATGLFCFLYTWNDFFGPLIYTGENKDNWPLSLSLASFRGQHAVEWNLMMAATAMIMVPAIVLFLFAQKSFVRGITFTGVKG
- a CDS encoding 6-phospho-beta-glucosidase, whose translation is MKLTVVGGGSTYTPELIDGIAGRRTSLAVDEIVLVDPDEHRLSVIGEFSQRLLDHAGHPARVRTTTDLESGAEGAAAVLLQLRVGGQAARRSDETFPLECGCVGQETTGAGGLAKALRTVPVVLDIAERVRKVTGPDTWIVNFTNPVGIVTRALVQSGFRAVGLCNVAIGFQRYVGKLLGAAPEQVRLGHVGLNHLTWERQVLVDGVDVLPRLLSEFGEDVAAHIGLPAELMRRLGVVPSYYLKYFYSHDEVVATQRTEPPRAEVVSLVEKELMGVYADPAVVTKPEALSQRGGAYYSEAAVQLVHALTGGEQGEEHVVNVQNNGTLPFLPDDAVIEVPSIVDSNGAVPLPVAPVEPAFAGLISHVTGYEYLALEAALHGGRDRVANALLAHPLIGQWSIAEKLADQLVAENADLLPWAKA
- a CDS encoding SGNH/GDSL hydrolase family protein, coding for MHTPREGEAAPRLWGSYVALGDSFTEGMDDPWPDGSFRGWADRLAAHLARARPQLRYANLAIRGKLLGQIIDEQLPAAIDLSPDLVTFCAGGNDILRPSSDPDALAAQFEEATAELRATGADVVICTGFDTKEVPIMRRVRGKVATYNAHLRAIADKHNCHVVDLWSMAVLQDPRAWSEDRLHLSPEGHERVALRACVELGIPVTADWSEPWPEAPPADWLTLRRADLKWAKQHFVPWLGRRLTGKSSADGIEPKRPQLAELCEKP
- a CDS encoding N-acetylglucosamine kinase, with product MSERPEISDLVLAIDGGNSKTDVMLVTRDGQVLSRVRGPGSPPQTVGMQRGLDTFERLITEAARQAGYSGEAPFAAHTSAYLAGADLPKEEQFLQEAITARGWSATTMVANDTFALLRAGSPTGAGVAVVCGAGINAVGVAPDGRVHRFPALGRISGDWGGGAHLGSEALWLAVRAEDGRGLPTELLPAVLAHFAVGSMLELIERLHFGELSEDVLHELCPLLFRVAAAGDAVAAEVVDRLAEEVSLLATVSLQSLGLTGEPVDVVLGGGVLTGVGATVIDEVARRCKAVAPLATVSVVEVIPVVGAALAGLDALGADRAAEIRLRESFLAPATDESAPIADGDAGEPAAV